The following proteins come from a genomic window of Leopardus geoffroyi isolate Oge1 chromosome A3, O.geoffroyi_Oge1_pat1.0, whole genome shotgun sequence:
- the ABHD12 gene encoding lysophosphatidylserine lipase ABHD12 isoform X2 → MNASRRKGLWFRLRKILLCVLGLYVAIPFLIKLCPGIQAKLIFLNFVRVPYFIDLKKPQDQGLNHTCNYYLQPEEDVTIGVWHTVPAVWWKDAQGKDQMWYEDALATSHPIILYLHGNAGTRGGDHRVELYKVLSSLGYHVVTFDYRGWGDSVGTPSERGMTYDALHVFDWIKARSGDNPVYIWGHSLGTGVATNLVRRLCERETPPDALILESPFTNIREEAKSHPFSVIYRYFPGFDWFFLDPITSSGIKFANDENVKHISCSLLILHAEDDPVVPFQLGRKLYNIAAPSRSFRDFKVQFIPFHSDLGYRHKYIYKSPELPRILREFLGKSEPGRQH, encoded by the exons GAGAAAGGGCCTGTGGTTCCGACTGAGGAAGATTCTTCTCTGTGTTCTGGGGTTGTATGTTGCCATTCCATTTCTCATCAAACTATGTCCTGGAATACAGGCCAAActgattttcttgaattttg TGAGGGTTCCCTATTTCATTGACTTGAAAAAACCGCAGGATCAAGGTTTGAATCACACGTGTAATTACTACCTCCAGCCAGAGGAAGACGTGACCATTGGAGTCTG GCACACTGTCCCTGCCGTCTGGTGGAAGGACGCCCAAGGAAAGGACCAGATGTGGTATGAGGATGCCTTGGCTACCAGCCACCCTATCATCCTGTACCTGCACGGAAATGCAGGCACCAG AGGAGGTGACCACCGAGTGGAGCTTTACAAG GTGCTGAGTTCCCTTGGTTACCACGTGGTCACCTTTGACTACAGAG GGTGGGGAGACTCAGTAGGAACACCATCGGAGCGAGGCATGACGTATGACGCACTCCATGTTTTTGACTGGATCAAAGCAAGAAGTGGAGACAACCCTGTATATATTTGGGGTCATTCCCTAGGCACTGG aGTGGCAACAAACCTGGTGCGGCGCCTCTGTGAGCGAG agACGCCTCCCGATGCTCTTATATTGGAATCTCCATTCACTAATATCCGTGAAGAAGCTAAGAGCCATCCGTTCTCAGTG ATATATCGATACTTCCCTGGGTTTGACTGGTTCTTCCTCGACCCCATTACAAGCAGTGGAATTAAATTTGCTAATGATGAAAA TGTGAAGCACATCTCCTGCTCCCTGCTCATCCTGCATGCTGAGGACGACCCAGTTGTGCCCTTCCAGCTCGGCAGAAAG CTCTACAACATCGCTGCTCCATCTCGAAGCTTCCGAGACTTCAAAGTTCAGTTTATTCCCTTTCACTCAGACCTCGGCTACAGGCACAAGTATATCTACAAGAGCCCTGAGCTCCCACGGATACTGAG GGAATTCCTGGGGAAGTCAGAACCTGGGCGCCAGCACTGA